A region from the Hydra vulgaris chromosome 08, alternate assembly HydraT2T_AEP genome encodes:
- the LOC136083506 gene encoding uncharacterized protein LOC136083506, with protein MTRPSPYRQSIIDFHEKGVSARDIQTKLKVPRKLVYRTIQRFKALRTMSDRPRKGRKRSVVTDAKIKQVRERVRRNPERSMRQMAKQLQISRSSLGRITKDYLNLTAYKKNPAQLLSQASKQKRKDRCKDLLARFANNAHLNIVFTDEKIFTVQQHHNVQNDRVYASSKPNITIQKAAHPLSVMVFAGISATKKTPLIFVQQGVKVKAQNLGFYFFFDQKLI; from the coding sequence ATGACAAGACCATCACCATATCGGCAAAGTATTATTGATTTTCATGAGAAAGGAGTTTCAGCACGCGACATCCAGACTAAACTCAAAGTGCCGCGAAAGCTTGTTTATAGAACAATTCAACGCTTCAAAGCATTGAGAACAATGTCAGATCGTCCACGCAAAGGAAGAAAGCGCTCCGTGGTGACTGATGCAAAAATCAAGCAAGTTCGTGAACGGGTGCGCCGCAACCCAGAACGCAGTATGCGACAAATGGCCAAACAGCTCCAAATTTCTCGAAGTTCTCTTGGAAGAATTACCAAGGATTATCTAAATTTGACAGCTTACAAGAAAAATCCTGCACAGCTTTTGTCTCAGGCATCAAAGCAGAAGCGCAAGGATCGCTGCAAGGATCTCCTCGCCCGTTTCGCCAACAACGCTCATCTCAACATCGTTTTCACAGACGAGAAGATTTTTACAGTTCAACAACATCACAATGTGCAGAATGATCGTGTCTACGCTTCCTCAAAGCCTAATATCACAATACAAAAGGCAGCACATCCTCTTTCAGTAATGGTGTTCGCGGGTATCAGTGCCACCAAGAAGACACCATTGATTTTTGTTCAACAAGGCGTTAAAGTAAAAGCCCAAAACCTGGgcttttactttttctttgatCAAAAACTCATCTGA
- the LOC136084028 gene encoding uncharacterized protein LOC136084028: MAEEKAVAEEKVKSRKRARHWDDEETKILISKWSEDNIQEKLKSCTRKGKIWEEILLFLQASGYEDRDKEMCKTRIHTLTSAYRNYIDNKRNTSGTGPSKKPSCFDEIDKVLSDTPTTLPTFLKSSSGMNVIIEKTAEVNNFNNCVNELVNCEHIDIETTPSSSKSEELVKKDNSFYFKKSKKKKSRSEVMFEQLNATVNKFMTSQADIDHKILESILENHKQEESCVILKVRQVEDLYFIEIELSLADLTLEKLTCTIKEEFSVQDNASLLITKLPNVLIRNDKDVKRLKSGTEIEFLIMIKKM, from the exons ATGGCGGAGGAAAAAGCTGTTGCTGaagaaaaagttaaatctaGAAAGAGAGCTAGACATTGGGATGATGAGgaaacaaaaatactaattagtAAATGGTCAGAAGATAATATCCAAGAAAAGTTGAAGTCATGCACAag aAAAGGAAAAATTTGGGAGGAAATTTTGCTATTCTTGCAAGCTTCTGGATATGAAGACAGAGATAAAGAGATGTGTAAAACAAGAATTCACACATTGACAAGTGCATATCGcaattatattgataataaacgAAATACAAGTGGGACTGGTCCTTCCAAAAAACCATCCTGCTTTGATGAAATTGATAAGGTTCTTAGTGACACACCAACCACATTaccaacttttttgaaaagttcCTCAGGCAtgaatgttattattgaaaaaactgcagaagtgaataattttaataattgcgTTAATGAGTTAGTAAACTGTGAACATATAGACATTGAAACTACTCCGTCAAGTTCTAAATCTGAAGAGTtggtaaaaaaagataatagtttttactttaaaaaatccaaaaagaaaaaatcaagaagTGAGGTAATGTTTGAACAATTAAATGCCactgttaataaatttatgaccTCTCAGGCTGATattgatcataaaattttagaaagtatTTTAGAAAACCACAAACAAGAAGAATCATGTGTTATATTAAAAGTTCGTCAAGTtgaagatttatattttattgaaatagaaCTTTCATTGGCAGATTTGACACTAGAAAAACTTACTTGCACAATAAAAGAGGAATTTTCAGTTCAAGATAATGCATCTTTATTGATTACCAAGTTACCAAATGTACTTATCCGAAATGATAAGGATGTTAAACGTCTTAAAAGTGGGACTGAGATAGAGtttttaattatgattaaaaaaatgtga
- the LOC136084027 gene encoding putative nuclease HARBI1, protein MALSKKNLISKLRVLLYISRKKRRLQLQHILINCITAYNFAVYRKIWTKPRSQSFWYETMVNCWNEDDWIKNIRMSKAAFNYLCKEVSPFMPIQGTNFRKSLPLEMKLAVTLYFLSGSADYRTIANLFGLGKSTVCTIVHRICKHFVDNLMKKYISLPSREETMEIIVSFEKLYGFPQVVGAVDGCHIRIKAPHKNSEDYINRKEYHSIILQGLVDSKYLFRDIFVGWTGKSHDSRVFKNSPLYKECLARTFLPTNLSKIFDNIEIGPLILGDSAYPLKNWLMKPYSDRGNLSIEEAKFNVSLSKCRVVVENGFGRLKGRFQCLLKRLDTTVEHTVNIVTTCCILHNFCTLTKQKYLNEWIEQTEIDLVNPILNHSCIELDNKAEFIRNSIKKHYFTTV, encoded by the coding sequence ATGGCGCTCTCAAAGAAAAACTTGATCTCGAAGTTACGAGTATTATTGTACATATCAAGGAAAAAAAGAAGACTGCAATTGCAGCACATACTGATAAACTGTATTACTGCTTATAATTTTGCGGTTTACAGAAAAATTTGGACTAAACCTCGCAGTCAAAGCTTTTGGTACGAAACAATGGTAAACTGTTGGAACGAAGATGATTGGATAAAAAACATAAGAATGTCTAAAGCAGCCTTTAATTATCTGTGCAAGGAAGTTTCACCTTTTATGCCTATACAAGGCACTAACTTTCGTAAATCTTTGCCTTTAGAAATGAAGTTAGCTGTGacactttactttttaagtgGATCAGCAGATTACCGAACAATAGCCAATTTATTTGGCTTAGGAAAATCAACTGTTTGTACAATAGTTCACagaatttgtaaacattttgttGATAACTTAATGAAGAAATACATTTCCTTACCCTCACGGGAAGAAACAATGGAGATTATagtaagttttgaaaaattatatggTTTTCCACAAGTAGTTGGAGCAGTTGATGGATGTCACATAAGAATAAAGGCTCCTCATAAAAATTCAGAGGACTATATAAACAGAAAAGAATATCACTCCATTATTTTACAGGGATTGGTAGACAGCAAGTATTTATTTAGAGATATTTTTGTAGGGTGGACTGGCAAATCACACGATTCaagggtttttaaaaattctcccTTATATAAAGAGTGTCTGGCTAGAACCTTTTTACCtacaaacttatctaaaatatttgataatattgaaattggTCCTCTTATCCTTGGTGATTCAGCATATCCCCTTAAAAATTGGCTTATGAAACCTTACTCAGATCGTGGAAATCTTAGTATAGAAGAAGCAAAGTTTAACGTTTCTCTTAGTAAATGTCGTGTGGTGGTGGAGAATGGATTTGGAAGATTAAAAGGTCGATTTCAATGTCTTTTAAAGAGATTAGATACAACAGTTGAACACACAGTCAATATTGTTACAACATGTTGTATACTACATAACTTCTGTACTTTGACAaagcaaaagtatttaaatgaaTGGATTGAACAAACAGAAATTGACTTAGTAAACCCTATATTAAACCACAGTTGCATTGAACTTGACAATAAAGCTGAGTTTATTAGAAAttccataaaaaaacattattttacaacTGTTTAg
- the LOC136083507 gene encoding general transcription factor II-I repeat domain-containing protein 2-like, which produces MASSKSKQRKIDKEFRLFNDEWQTKYFFVECNSVLVCLICNESVSVCKEYNLRRHYDTKHSKTYNQVVNEVRKEKSIKLKNKLFEQQDLLKRGNTETENAAIASYEVSLLLAKNCKPFSDGEIIKESPKIVFKNICPEKLKILNNISLSRQTITRRTCDIADDLSLSLTEKIKAFQYYSIAIDESTNISQTAQLAIFFRGFDNDFLVTEELLDIFPMQGRTTGEDIFLAMKKVFKKFNLTYNRLISITSDGGSSMIGKKMGVVSRLENEMAKNNLSLIKLHCIIHLTAKTMDVENVMSSS; this is translated from the coding sequence atggcATCTTCAAAATCAAAACAACGAAAAATCGACAAGGAATTTCGCTTATTTAATGATGAATGGcaaactaaatacttttttgttgaaTGTAATTCAGTGCTAGTATGTTTAATATGTAATGAATCGGTTTCAGTGTGCAAAGAATATAATTTAAGGAGGCACTATGatacaaaacattcaaaaacttATAATCAGGTTGTCAACGAGGTGCGGaaagaaaaatcaattaaattgaaaaataagttatttgaacaacaagatttgttaaAAAGGGGCAACACTGAAACAGAAAATGCTGCTATTGCAAGTTATGAAGTGAGTCTTCTTTTAGCTAAAAATTGTAAACCATTTAGTGATGGGGAAATTATTAAGGAATCTCCTAAAATTGTGTTCAAAAACATTTGTcctgaaaaattgaaaattttaaataatatctccCTCTCAAGACAAACAATTACACGAAGAACATGTGATATTGCTGATGATCTGAGTTTGTCattgactgaaaaaataaaagcatttcaGTATTATTCAATAGCTATTGATGAATCAACTAATATATCACAAACTGCTCAATTAGCTATTTTTTTTCGTGGTTTTGATAATGATTTTCTTGTTACTGAAGAGCTACTTGACATCTTTCCTATGCAAGGCAGAACAACAGGAGAAGACATTTTTCTTGCCatgaagaaagtttttaaaaagttcaacttGACTTACAACAGATTAATTTCAATTACATCAGATGGTGGCAGCTCaatgattggaaaaaaaatggGTGTTGTTTCCAGACTGGAAAATGAAATGGCAAAAAACAACTTGTCATTAATTAAGCTGCATTGTATTATTCATTTAACAGCAAAGACTATGGATGTGGAAAATGTAATGTCTAGTAGTTAA